The Bradysia coprophila strain Holo2 chromosome IV, BU_Bcop_v1, whole genome shotgun sequence genome includes a region encoding these proteins:
- the LOC119086036 gene encoding transcription factor GAGA produces MSLPINSLYSLTWGDYGTSLVSAVQLLRCHGDLVDCTLAAGGRSFPAHKIVLCAASPFLLELLKNTPCKHPVVMLAGVNASDLEALLEFVYRGEVSVDHSQLPSLLQAAHCLNIQGLAPQTISKDDYTTQIQIHPGLIPQHHLKAVIDVGNGTMVSNEELMTIHEADQHQTVQAHVVEEILPHDITEVVGDVKDVINQFLPNRKRKPRAKKPTNAKVLRIDENIQIQPPTQQQQQQQQPQQQQMQVQNESKSNANAQNGEDNKSNIVVVKTEKPLSSKPKSRSQSEQPASCPICGAVIRQSRNLRRHLELRHFSKPGVKSNRKSSTNSANTSSSSATTTQNTTGQGNVQTIRTLTVKKEPEDSPSTSTQQTIALTVTPTSTMDSNNGNAQHHIVTQHENTDGTTSLSIAQVQGHQLIGNLNQATIQIRNDDPLESNLITTHEPTLRPHTELFRVGAVYTLEERRIDNSKLT; encoded by the exons ATGTCGCTGCCTATAAACTCATTATATAGTTTGACGTGGGGTGATTACGGGACCTCGTTGGTCTCTGCCGTGCAATTATTACGATGTCACGGGGACTTAGTTGATTGCACCTTAGCTGCAGGTGGACGCAGTTTTCCAGctcataaaattgttttgtgtgCAGCTAGTCCATTTTTATTGGAGTTATTGAAG AACACTCCATGCAAACATCCGGTCGTTATGTTGGCCGGTGTAAACGCAAGCGACCTGGAAGCGTTACTCGAATTTGTGTATCGTGGAGAAGTAAGCGTTGACCACTCTCAACTGCCGTCACTACTCCAAGCCGCACATTGTCTAAACATACAAGGTCTGGCACCGCAAACGATATCCAAAGACGATTACACAacgcaaattcaaattcatccGGGACTGATACCGCAACACCACCTGAAGGCTGTTATCGATGTTGGTAACGGCACAATGGTCAGC AACGAAGAATTGATGACGATTCATGAGGCCGATCAACATCAAACCGTACAAGCTCACGTTGTCGAAGAAATATTGCCGCATGACATTACCGAAGTTGTAGGCGATGTTAAGGATGTAATAAATCAATTCTTGCCaaacagaaaacgaaaaccaCGCGCCAAAAAACCGACCAATG CTAAAGTACTACGTATCGACGAGAACATTCAAATCCAGCCACCGacacagcagcaacaacagcaacaacaacccCAGCAACAACAAATGCAAGTCCAAAATGAATCCAAGTCCAATGCCAATGCACAAAACGGAGAAGATAATAAATCGAATATCGTTGTCGTCAAAACTGAGAAACCCCTGTCATCAA AGCCGAAATCACGATCTCAATCCGAACAGCCGGCATCTTGTCCCATCTGCGGAGCGGTTATCAGACAGTCCAGAAACTTACGGCGTCATCTTGAACTTCGTCATTTCTCTAAGCCAGGCGTGAAAAGTAAccgaaaaa GTTCAACCAACTCGGCGAATACATCATCCTCATCGGCAACGACAACGCAAAACACTACCGGACAGGGCAACGTTCAAACCATCCGAACTCTTACCGTGAAAAAGGAACCTGAAGATTCTCCGTCAACGTCAACGCAACAAACAATAGCACTGACGGTGACGCCGACCAGCACGATGGATTCGAACAATGGCAACGCTCAGCATCACATAGTGACCCAGCACGAAAACACCGACGGTACAACTTCGCTCTCTATAGCTCAGGTGCAAGGCCATCAGCTCATCGGCAATTTGAATCAG GCTACCATACAAATTCGAAACGATGATCCATTGGAATCGAATTTGATTACCACGCACGAGCCAACACTACGACCGCATACGGAACTATTTCGAGTCGGTGCCGTTTACACTCTGGAGGAACGTCGCATCGACAATAGTAAATTAACTTAG
- the LOC119086037 gene encoding uroporphyrinogen decarboxylase translates to MSSEAKNFPVLKNDRLLRAARGEPVDKVPVWVMRQAGRYLPEFQEVRAKHDFFEVCRTPELACEVTMQPLLRFDLDASIIFSDILVIPQALGMTVEMRPGEGPKFPEPLVDPKDLSKLQVENAVSRLTYVGDAISMMRRNLDGKVPLIGFTGAPWTLMGYMIEGGGSKTMSKAIYWLENYADDSKKLLETLTSVIVDYFEMQVKAGAQMLQVFESSADFITKEQFALVSLPYCKQIRDKLHDRLSSQGIDPVPMVMYAKGGGHSLKEQSQLGYEVIGLDWTVDPTEARSIVGPNITLQGNLDPQDLYKTQDELKELTLAMVRKFGKDRYIANLGHGITPLTPIESMTTFVNTVHSAFE, encoded by the exons ATGTCATCAGAAGCGAAG AATTTTCCGGTGCTGAAAAATGATAGACTATTGAGAGCAGCTCGCGGGGAGCCCGTTGATAAAGTGCCGGTATGGGTCATGAGACAAGCTGGCCGATATTTGCCGGAATTTCAG GAAGTGCGTGCGAAACACGATTTCTTTGAAGTTTGCCGGACTCCCGAACTTGCTTGTGAAGTGACGATGCAGCCGCTGCTACGATTCGATCTGGATGCctcgataattttttcggaCATTTTAGTGATTCCTCAAGCTCTCGGGATGACCGTGGAAATGCGACCGGGAGAG GGTCCCAAGTTTCCGGAACCATTGGTTGACCCGAAAGATCTGTCCAAATTACAAGTGGAAAATGCAGTGTCACGATTAACATATGTCGGTGATGCCATTTCAATGATGCGACGAAATTTGGATGGAAAAGTGCCTTTGATTGGATTTACAGGAGCGCCG TGGACATTAATGGGCTACATGATCGAAGGTGGTGGTAGCAAGACGATGTCAAAGGCGATTTATTGGTTGGAGAATTATGCAGATGACAGCAAAAAACTTCTGGAAACATTGACCTCTGTGATTGTGGACTACTTCGAGATGCAG GTGAAAGCCGGAGCACAAATGCTGCAGGTGTTTGAATCCAGTGCTGATTTCATCACCAAAGAGCAATTCGCGCTAGTGTCGTTACCATACTGTAAACAGATTCGCGATAAACTGCACGACAGACTATCGAGCCAAGGAATAGACCCGGTGCCAATGGTGATGTATGCCAAAGGAGGTGGACATTCGCTGAAAGAACAATCACAGCTGGGCTATGAAGTTATCGGATTGGATTGGACTGTTGATCCGACTGAGGCGAGAAGCATCGTGGGACCAAACATTACGTTACAGGGAAACTTAGATCCACAGGACTTGTACAAGACACAG GATGAACTGAAAGAACTGACTCTGGCTATGGTGAGGAAATTCGGTAAAGATCGTTATATTGCTAACTTAGGTCATGGCATCACACCGTTGACACCCATTGAGAGTATGACTACATTCGTCAATACAGTGCACAGTGCGttcgaataa
- the LOC119086035 gene encoding multiple inositol polyphosphate phosphatase 1-like has protein sequence MFTIHGPYEPIRGQRINANVSTCTPSKFWMLGRYGTRLPSSTETANMLGNYERLHTEILENYKQGKTSLCAADFELLENWELNPDIALERAAHLTSVGWDEYEWLAQRYQAAFPTLLPSTYSPSDYFFRSSGLNNAARSLYAFADGLFGTGGHESVEFADVPEVDYLLLPHIQCPLYQDVIFSDRREPEAFRQGPEYQQMAIQVSAKLGFHASQVLRINEIDILASFCKYEQIWYLNGTSPYCAGFSIANHQVYEYYWDLDLYYRFGYGHPNYRRLLENMNCFLMQDLLTAIQSNNDGDHKARIFNTNNITLILFLLHFGVYEDDTPLTRHNFAQQTNRLWKSSFIIPMAANLAIVKYDCANEDNDILFLLNENPLHIPGCEANGLCKQSLLLERFGRFLTANCMETFCTNSFNDS, from the exons ATGTTCACAATTCACGGTCCATATGAGCCTATACGAGGGCAAAGGATTAACGCGAATGTGTCAACTTGTACACCTTCCAAGTTCTGGATGCTTGGTAGGTATGGAACTAGACTACCTAGTAGCACCGAAACGGCTAACATGCTTGGAAACTACGAGCGTCTTCATACAGAAATACTAGAAAACTACAAACAAGGCAAAACGTCTCTGTGCGCAGCTGATTTTGAGTTGCTTGAAAATTGGGAATTGAATCCGGATATTGCACTGGAAAGGGCGGCACATTTGACATCAGTTGGATGGGATGAATATGAATGGTTGGCACAACGTTATCAGGCTGCATTTCCAACACTTTTGCCATCAACATATTCGCCGAGCGACTATTTTTTTCGCTCCAGTGGCTTAAATAATGCCGCTAGAAGTCTTTATGCATTTGCCGATGGCTTATTTGGAACAGGTGGACATGAATCGGTTGAATTCGCAGATGTTCCTGAGGTGGACTACTTATTGCTTCCTCACATCCAGTGTCCTCTGTATCAAGATGTGATTTTTTCCGATAGACGGGAACCGGAAGCATTTAGACAGGGACCTGAGTACCAACAGATGGCGATACAAGTTAGTGCGAAATTGGGTTTTCATGCATCTCAGGTGTTACGGATCAACGAAATTGACATTTTAGCTAGTTTTTGTAAATACGAGCAAATTTGGTATTTGAACGGAACGTCCCCATATTGCGCTGGTTTCTCCATTGCTAACCATCAAGTTTATGAATACTATTGGGATCTGGACCTTTACTACAGATTCGGCTATGGACACCCAAATTATCGTAGACTCCTCGAAAACATGAATTGCTTTTTAATGCAGGATCTGCTGACCGCTATTCAATCAAACAACGACGGCGACCACAAAGCCAGAATATTTAACACAAACAATATAACTTTGATATTGTTTCTGCTTCACTTTGGTGTTTACGAAGATGACACTCCGTTGACGAGACATAATTTTGCTCAACAAACGAACCGATTGTGGAAGTCAAGTTTTATCATTCCGATGGCGGCTAACTTAGCCATTGTGAAATATGA CTGCGCCAATGAAGACAACGACATACTTTTCTTACTGaatgaaaatccattacacATTCCTGGATGCGAAGCTAATGGATTGTGCAAGCAGTCACTACTTTTGGAAAGATTTGGCCGATTCCTGACTGCAAACTGTATGGAAACGTTCTGCACTAATTCATTTAATGATAGCTGA